In Onychostoma macrolepis isolate SWU-2019 chromosome 12, ASM1243209v1, whole genome shotgun sequence, a single window of DNA contains:
- the baiap2l1a gene encoding brain-specific angiogenesis inhibitor 1-associated protein 2-like protein 1a isoform X5, translating into MSRTPEDVNKLTESTYKNVMEQFNPGLRNLVNLGKSYDKAVTAMTFAGKAYFDAVSKIGENAAVSPVSRELGVVLMEISEVHKNVQLELEETFKRFHRELITELERKTDMDIKYMNATFKRYQSEHKFKQDFLDKSQADLKKLRRKSQGKHSSKYEIKENECVETITSRQTDMQKFIAEGCKEALLEEKRRFCFLVEKHCAFSYQLTAFHDKAKEMLTVTLPSWQDKCNDATRVPDTVISMIEGLQTPMSVIPEFSPTLEHSDRTNSGSIVPPPAPSLKAHTSPLASMFSQDFPKSPISSELYSDQDSLDGNGLSRSESVSSGMDVAKKTRVQTIFPHTAGNNETLLSFDDGDIITLLIQEERDGWLYGELEHTGQRGWFPSSYCRAYNEPGIANSRVESPLRSQSVTDPEQPEEDEEVEEPVLLPPPDYSDSSRDRPIKPSTPSPQNMG; encoded by the exons ATGTCTCGAACCCCGGAGGACGTGAACAAACTCACCGAGAGCACATATAAG AATGTGATGGAACAGTTTAACCCAGGACTGCGGAATCTGGTTAACCTGGGGAAGAGCTACGACAAAGCAGTGACAG CAATGACCTTTGCTGGAAAGGCATATTTCGATGCAGTCTCAAAGATTGGGGAAAATGCTGCCGTATCGCCCGTTTCTAGGGAGCTGG GAGTGGTGTTAATGGAGATTTCAGAAGTGCATAAGAATGTCCAACTGGAGCTGGAGGAGACT TTCAAGAGGTTCCACAGAGAGCTCATCACTGAACTGGAAAGGAAAACTGATATGGATATCAAGTACATGAAT GCCACTTTCAAAAGATACCAGTCAGAACACAAATTCAAGCAAGACTTTTTAGACAAATCACAGGCTGACCTGAAGAAACTGCGCAGAAAAAGTCAAGGGAAGCATTCATCCAAGTATGAGATTAAAGAAAATGAG TGTGTGGAGACCATCACATCCCGGCAGACAGACATGCAGAAGTTTATTGCAGAAGGATGTAAGGAAGCTCTGCTGGAAGAGAAAAGGAGGTTCTGCTTTTTAGTGGAGAAACACTGTGCCTTCAGCTATCAGCTAACAGCCTTCCATGACAAG GCCAAGGAGATGCTGACCGTCACACTACCCAGCTGGCAAGATAAGTGTAACGATGCCACCAGGGTGCCCGACACAGTGATATCCATGATTGAGGGTCTGCAGACTCCAATGTCAGTCATACCAGAGTTCTCACCTACGTTGGAGCACAGTGACAGG ACCAATTCTGGTTCAATTGTTCCGCCACCAGCCCCATCACTCAAAGCCCACACAAGCCCACTGGCCAGCATGTTCTCCCAGGACTTTCCTAAAAGCCCCATCTCATCAGAGCTGTACTCAG ATCAAGACAGTCTAGATGGAAATGGCTTGTCTAGGTCTGAATCTGTGTCTAGCGGTATGGATGTGGCGAAGAAGACCAGGGTGCAAACTATCTTCCCCCACACAGCAGGGAATAACGAGACCCTGCTGAGCTTTGATGATGGAGATATCATTACACTGCTTATTCAAGAGGAGAGGGATGGATGGCTGTATGGAGAACTAGAACATACTGGACA ACGGGGCTGGTTTCCCTCATCTTATTGTCGGGCTTACAATGAGCCTGGGATTGCCAACAG cAGAGTTGAGAGCCCGTTGCGTAGCCAGAGTGTGACTGATCCAGAGCAGCCGGAGGAAGACGAGGAGGTGGAGGAACCCGTGTTGCTGCCCCCGCCTGACTACAGTGACTCATCCAGGGACAGACCCATCAAACCCTCCACCCCCTCTCCACAGAACATG GGGTGA
- the baiap2l1a gene encoding brain-specific angiogenesis inhibitor 1-associated protein 2-like protein 1a isoform X3: protein MSRTPEDVNKLTESTYKNVMEQFNPGLRNLVNLGKSYDKAVTAMTFAGKAYFDAVSKIGENAAVSPVSRELGVVLMEISEVHKNVQLELEETFKRFHRELITELERKTDMDIKYMNATFKRYQSEHKFKQDFLDKSQADLKKLRRKSQGKHSSKYEIKENECVETITSRQTDMQKFIAEGCKEALLEEKRRFCFLVEKHCAFSYQLTAFHDKAKEMLTVTLPSWQDKCNDATRVPDTVISMIEGLQTPMSVIPEFSPTLEHSDRTNSGSIVPPPAPSLKAHTSPLASMFSQDFPKSPISSELYSDQDSLDGNGLSRSESVSSGMDVAKKTRVQTIFPHTAGNNETLLSFDDGDIITLLIQEERDGWLYGELEHTGQRGWFPSSYCRAYNEPGIANSRVESPLRSQSVTDPEQPEEDEEVEEPVLLPPPDYSDSSRDRPIKPSTPSPQNMASLPNGHSVPPFLGGENPFATVKLRPTITNDRSAPII, encoded by the exons ATGTCTCGAACCCCGGAGGACGTGAACAAACTCACCGAGAGCACATATAAG AATGTGATGGAACAGTTTAACCCAGGACTGCGGAATCTGGTTAACCTGGGGAAGAGCTACGACAAAGCAGTGACAG CAATGACCTTTGCTGGAAAGGCATATTTCGATGCAGTCTCAAAGATTGGGGAAAATGCTGCCGTATCGCCCGTTTCTAGGGAGCTGG GAGTGGTGTTAATGGAGATTTCAGAAGTGCATAAGAATGTCCAACTGGAGCTGGAGGAGACT TTCAAGAGGTTCCACAGAGAGCTCATCACTGAACTGGAAAGGAAAACTGATATGGATATCAAGTACATGAAT GCCACTTTCAAAAGATACCAGTCAGAACACAAATTCAAGCAAGACTTTTTAGACAAATCACAGGCTGACCTGAAGAAACTGCGCAGAAAAAGTCAAGGGAAGCATTCATCCAAGTATGAGATTAAAGAAAATGAG TGTGTGGAGACCATCACATCCCGGCAGACAGACATGCAGAAGTTTATTGCAGAAGGATGTAAGGAAGCTCTGCTGGAAGAGAAAAGGAGGTTCTGCTTTTTAGTGGAGAAACACTGTGCCTTCAGCTATCAGCTAACAGCCTTCCATGACAAG GCCAAGGAGATGCTGACCGTCACACTACCCAGCTGGCAAGATAAGTGTAACGATGCCACCAGGGTGCCCGACACAGTGATATCCATGATTGAGGGTCTGCAGACTCCAATGTCAGTCATACCAGAGTTCTCACCTACGTTGGAGCACAGTGACAGG ACCAATTCTGGTTCAATTGTTCCGCCACCAGCCCCATCACTCAAAGCCCACACAAGCCCACTGGCCAGCATGTTCTCCCAGGACTTTCCTAAAAGCCCCATCTCATCAGAGCTGTACTCAG ATCAAGACAGTCTAGATGGAAATGGCTTGTCTAGGTCTGAATCTGTGTCTAGCGGTATGGATGTGGCGAAGAAGACCAGGGTGCAAACTATCTTCCCCCACACAGCAGGGAATAACGAGACCCTGCTGAGCTTTGATGATGGAGATATCATTACACTGCTTATTCAAGAGGAGAGGGATGGATGGCTGTATGGAGAACTAGAACATACTGGACA ACGGGGCTGGTTTCCCTCATCTTATTGTCGGGCTTACAATGAGCCTGGGATTGCCAACAG cAGAGTTGAGAGCCCGTTGCGTAGCCAGAGTGTGACTGATCCAGAGCAGCCGGAGGAAGACGAGGAGGTGGAGGAACCCGTGTTGCTGCCCCCGCCTGACTACAGTGACTCATCCAGGGACAGACCCATCAAACCCTCCACCCCCTCTCCACAGAACATG GCATCTTTGCCAAATGGTCATTCAGTGCCACCATTCCTTGG GGGTGAGAATCCATTTGCCACGGTCAAACTACGACCCACCATCACAAATGACAGATCTGCACCAATCATATGA
- the baiap2l1a gene encoding brain-specific angiogenesis inhibitor 1-associated protein 2-like protein 1a isoform X2, whose protein sequence is MSRTPEDVNKLTESTYKNVMEQFNPGLRNLVNLGKSYDKAVTAMTFAGKAYFDAVSKIGENAAVSPVSRELGVVLMEISEVHKNVQLELEETFKRFHRELITELERKTDMDIKYMNATFKRYQSEHKFKQDFLDKSQADLKKLRRKSQGKHSSKYEIKENECVETITSRQTDMQKFIAEGCKEALLEEKRRFCFLVEKHCAFSYQLTAFHDKAKEMLTVTLPSWQDKCNDATRVPDTVISMIEGLQTPMSVIPEFSPTLEHSDRTNSGSIVPPPAPSLKAHTSPLASMFSQDFPKSPISSELYSDQDSLDGNGLSRSESVSSGMDVAKKTRVQTIFPHTAGNNETLLSFDDGDIITLLIQEERDGWLYGELEHTGQRGWFPSSYCRAYNEPGIANRVESPLRSQSVTDPEQPEEDEEVEEPVLLPPPDYSDSSRDRPIKPSTPSPQNMQASLPNGHSVPPFLGGENPFATVKLRPTITNDRSAPII, encoded by the exons ATGTCTCGAACCCCGGAGGACGTGAACAAACTCACCGAGAGCACATATAAG AATGTGATGGAACAGTTTAACCCAGGACTGCGGAATCTGGTTAACCTGGGGAAGAGCTACGACAAAGCAGTGACAG CAATGACCTTTGCTGGAAAGGCATATTTCGATGCAGTCTCAAAGATTGGGGAAAATGCTGCCGTATCGCCCGTTTCTAGGGAGCTGG GAGTGGTGTTAATGGAGATTTCAGAAGTGCATAAGAATGTCCAACTGGAGCTGGAGGAGACT TTCAAGAGGTTCCACAGAGAGCTCATCACTGAACTGGAAAGGAAAACTGATATGGATATCAAGTACATGAAT GCCACTTTCAAAAGATACCAGTCAGAACACAAATTCAAGCAAGACTTTTTAGACAAATCACAGGCTGACCTGAAGAAACTGCGCAGAAAAAGTCAAGGGAAGCATTCATCCAAGTATGAGATTAAAGAAAATGAG TGTGTGGAGACCATCACATCCCGGCAGACAGACATGCAGAAGTTTATTGCAGAAGGATGTAAGGAAGCTCTGCTGGAAGAGAAAAGGAGGTTCTGCTTTTTAGTGGAGAAACACTGTGCCTTCAGCTATCAGCTAACAGCCTTCCATGACAAG GCCAAGGAGATGCTGACCGTCACACTACCCAGCTGGCAAGATAAGTGTAACGATGCCACCAGGGTGCCCGACACAGTGATATCCATGATTGAGGGTCTGCAGACTCCAATGTCAGTCATACCAGAGTTCTCACCTACGTTGGAGCACAGTGACAGG ACCAATTCTGGTTCAATTGTTCCGCCACCAGCCCCATCACTCAAAGCCCACACAAGCCCACTGGCCAGCATGTTCTCCCAGGACTTTCCTAAAAGCCCCATCTCATCAGAGCTGTACTCAG ATCAAGACAGTCTAGATGGAAATGGCTTGTCTAGGTCTGAATCTGTGTCTAGCGGTATGGATGTGGCGAAGAAGACCAGGGTGCAAACTATCTTCCCCCACACAGCAGGGAATAACGAGACCCTGCTGAGCTTTGATGATGGAGATATCATTACACTGCTTATTCAAGAGGAGAGGGATGGATGGCTGTATGGAGAACTAGAACATACTGGACA ACGGGGCTGGTTTCCCTCATCTTATTGTCGGGCTTACAATGAGCCTGGGATTGCCAACAG AGTTGAGAGCCCGTTGCGTAGCCAGAGTGTGACTGATCCAGAGCAGCCGGAGGAAGACGAGGAGGTGGAGGAACCCGTGTTGCTGCCCCCGCCTGACTACAGTGACTCATCCAGGGACAGACCCATCAAACCCTCCACCCCCTCTCCACAGAACATG CAGGCATCTTTGCCAAATGGTCATTCAGTGCCACCATTCCTTGG GGGTGAGAATCCATTTGCCACGGTCAAACTACGACCCACCATCACAAATGACAGATCTGCACCAATCATATGA
- the baiap2l1a gene encoding brain-specific angiogenesis inhibitor 1-associated protein 2-like protein 1a isoform X1 — MSRTPEDVNKLTESTYKNVMEQFNPGLRNLVNLGKSYDKAVTAMTFAGKAYFDAVSKIGENAAVSPVSRELGVVLMEISEVHKNVQLELEETFKRFHRELITELERKTDMDIKYMNATFKRYQSEHKFKQDFLDKSQADLKKLRRKSQGKHSSKYEIKENECVETITSRQTDMQKFIAEGCKEALLEEKRRFCFLVEKHCAFSYQLTAFHDKAKEMLTVTLPSWQDKCNDATRVPDTVISMIEGLQTPMSVIPEFSPTLEHSDRTNSGSIVPPPAPSLKAHTSPLASMFSQDFPKSPISSELYSDQDSLDGNGLSRSESVSSGMDVAKKTRVQTIFPHTAGNNETLLSFDDGDIITLLIQEERDGWLYGELEHTGQRGWFPSSYCRAYNEPGIANSRVESPLRSQSVTDPEQPEEDEEVEEPVLLPPPDYSDSSRDRPIKPSTPSPQNMQASLPNGHSVPPFLGGENPFATVKLRPTITNDRSAPII; from the exons ATGTCTCGAACCCCGGAGGACGTGAACAAACTCACCGAGAGCACATATAAG AATGTGATGGAACAGTTTAACCCAGGACTGCGGAATCTGGTTAACCTGGGGAAGAGCTACGACAAAGCAGTGACAG CAATGACCTTTGCTGGAAAGGCATATTTCGATGCAGTCTCAAAGATTGGGGAAAATGCTGCCGTATCGCCCGTTTCTAGGGAGCTGG GAGTGGTGTTAATGGAGATTTCAGAAGTGCATAAGAATGTCCAACTGGAGCTGGAGGAGACT TTCAAGAGGTTCCACAGAGAGCTCATCACTGAACTGGAAAGGAAAACTGATATGGATATCAAGTACATGAAT GCCACTTTCAAAAGATACCAGTCAGAACACAAATTCAAGCAAGACTTTTTAGACAAATCACAGGCTGACCTGAAGAAACTGCGCAGAAAAAGTCAAGGGAAGCATTCATCCAAGTATGAGATTAAAGAAAATGAG TGTGTGGAGACCATCACATCCCGGCAGACAGACATGCAGAAGTTTATTGCAGAAGGATGTAAGGAAGCTCTGCTGGAAGAGAAAAGGAGGTTCTGCTTTTTAGTGGAGAAACACTGTGCCTTCAGCTATCAGCTAACAGCCTTCCATGACAAG GCCAAGGAGATGCTGACCGTCACACTACCCAGCTGGCAAGATAAGTGTAACGATGCCACCAGGGTGCCCGACACAGTGATATCCATGATTGAGGGTCTGCAGACTCCAATGTCAGTCATACCAGAGTTCTCACCTACGTTGGAGCACAGTGACAGG ACCAATTCTGGTTCAATTGTTCCGCCACCAGCCCCATCACTCAAAGCCCACACAAGCCCACTGGCCAGCATGTTCTCCCAGGACTTTCCTAAAAGCCCCATCTCATCAGAGCTGTACTCAG ATCAAGACAGTCTAGATGGAAATGGCTTGTCTAGGTCTGAATCTGTGTCTAGCGGTATGGATGTGGCGAAGAAGACCAGGGTGCAAACTATCTTCCCCCACACAGCAGGGAATAACGAGACCCTGCTGAGCTTTGATGATGGAGATATCATTACACTGCTTATTCAAGAGGAGAGGGATGGATGGCTGTATGGAGAACTAGAACATACTGGACA ACGGGGCTGGTTTCCCTCATCTTATTGTCGGGCTTACAATGAGCCTGGGATTGCCAACAG cAGAGTTGAGAGCCCGTTGCGTAGCCAGAGTGTGACTGATCCAGAGCAGCCGGAGGAAGACGAGGAGGTGGAGGAACCCGTGTTGCTGCCCCCGCCTGACTACAGTGACTCATCCAGGGACAGACCCATCAAACCCTCCACCCCCTCTCCACAGAACATG CAGGCATCTTTGCCAAATGGTCATTCAGTGCCACCATTCCTTGG GGGTGAGAATCCATTTGCCACGGTCAAACTACGACCCACCATCACAAATGACAGATCTGCACCAATCATATGA
- the baiap2l1a gene encoding brain-specific angiogenesis inhibitor 1-associated protein 2-like protein 1a isoform X4, producing MSRTPEDVNKLTESTYKNVMEQFNPGLRNLVNLGKSYDKAVTAMTFAGKAYFDAVSKIGENAAVSPVSRELGVVLMEISEVHKNVQLELEETFKRFHRELITELERKTDMDIKYMNATFKRYQSEHKFKQDFLDKSQADLKKLRRKSQGKHSSKYEIKENECVETITSRQTDMQKFIAEGCKEALLEEKRRFCFLVEKHCAFSYQLTAFHDKAKEMLTVTLPSWQDKCNDATRVPDTVISMIEGLQTPMSVIPEFSPTLEHSDRTNSGSIVPPPAPSLKAHTSPLASMFSQDFPKSPISSELYSDQDSLDGNGLSRSESVSSGMDVAKKTRVQTIFPHTAGNNETLLSFDDGDIITLLIQEERDGWLYGELEHTGQRGWFPSSYCRAYNEPGIANRVESPLRSQSVTDPEQPEEDEEVEEPVLLPPPDYSDSSRDRPIKPSTPSPQNMASLPNGHSVPPFLGGENPFATVKLRPTITNDRSAPII from the exons ATGTCTCGAACCCCGGAGGACGTGAACAAACTCACCGAGAGCACATATAAG AATGTGATGGAACAGTTTAACCCAGGACTGCGGAATCTGGTTAACCTGGGGAAGAGCTACGACAAAGCAGTGACAG CAATGACCTTTGCTGGAAAGGCATATTTCGATGCAGTCTCAAAGATTGGGGAAAATGCTGCCGTATCGCCCGTTTCTAGGGAGCTGG GAGTGGTGTTAATGGAGATTTCAGAAGTGCATAAGAATGTCCAACTGGAGCTGGAGGAGACT TTCAAGAGGTTCCACAGAGAGCTCATCACTGAACTGGAAAGGAAAACTGATATGGATATCAAGTACATGAAT GCCACTTTCAAAAGATACCAGTCAGAACACAAATTCAAGCAAGACTTTTTAGACAAATCACAGGCTGACCTGAAGAAACTGCGCAGAAAAAGTCAAGGGAAGCATTCATCCAAGTATGAGATTAAAGAAAATGAG TGTGTGGAGACCATCACATCCCGGCAGACAGACATGCAGAAGTTTATTGCAGAAGGATGTAAGGAAGCTCTGCTGGAAGAGAAAAGGAGGTTCTGCTTTTTAGTGGAGAAACACTGTGCCTTCAGCTATCAGCTAACAGCCTTCCATGACAAG GCCAAGGAGATGCTGACCGTCACACTACCCAGCTGGCAAGATAAGTGTAACGATGCCACCAGGGTGCCCGACACAGTGATATCCATGATTGAGGGTCTGCAGACTCCAATGTCAGTCATACCAGAGTTCTCACCTACGTTGGAGCACAGTGACAGG ACCAATTCTGGTTCAATTGTTCCGCCACCAGCCCCATCACTCAAAGCCCACACAAGCCCACTGGCCAGCATGTTCTCCCAGGACTTTCCTAAAAGCCCCATCTCATCAGAGCTGTACTCAG ATCAAGACAGTCTAGATGGAAATGGCTTGTCTAGGTCTGAATCTGTGTCTAGCGGTATGGATGTGGCGAAGAAGACCAGGGTGCAAACTATCTTCCCCCACACAGCAGGGAATAACGAGACCCTGCTGAGCTTTGATGATGGAGATATCATTACACTGCTTATTCAAGAGGAGAGGGATGGATGGCTGTATGGAGAACTAGAACATACTGGACA ACGGGGCTGGTTTCCCTCATCTTATTGTCGGGCTTACAATGAGCCTGGGATTGCCAACAG AGTTGAGAGCCCGTTGCGTAGCCAGAGTGTGACTGATCCAGAGCAGCCGGAGGAAGACGAGGAGGTGGAGGAACCCGTGTTGCTGCCCCCGCCTGACTACAGTGACTCATCCAGGGACAGACCCATCAAACCCTCCACCCCCTCTCCACAGAACATG GCATCTTTGCCAAATGGTCATTCAGTGCCACCATTCCTTGG GGGTGAGAATCCATTTGCCACGGTCAAACTACGACCCACCATCACAAATGACAGATCTGCACCAATCATATGA